One genomic window of Pelmatolapia mariae isolate MD_Pm_ZW linkage group LG5, Pm_UMD_F_2, whole genome shotgun sequence includes the following:
- the trnt1 gene encoding CCA tRNA nucleotidyltransferase 1, mitochondrial produces MWSRLLSPRVSGRASLCWRSLFTMQLKTSEFQSLFTDGLNGLAEVFEKHQHELRIAGGAVRDLLSGKRPEDVDFATTATPEEMKHMFQTAGIRMINNKGEKHGTITARLHNESFEVTTLRVDVQTDGRHAEVEFTTDWQKDAERRDLTINSMFLGLDGTLYDYYRGYEDLQNRKVRFVGSAEQRIKEDYLRILRYFRFYGRVSSEPGDHEPETLTAIRENGHGLGAISGERIWVELKKLVVGNHAAHLLELIYSLELAQYIGLPPDGDIDEMKRVWQNAKDRSPKPMTILAALFRSPEQVEKMDIRLKVSREEKNLALFLVKYRRELCKREDEPDSLKPFTDFIIDSRELDSQSKVCELLKYKGEEKLLSELSRWSIPRFPISGHDLRKLGITSGKEIGATLQKLRDIWKKSHYQMDKDELLSYVKP; encoded by the exons ATGTGGAGCAGGTTACTGAGTCCTCGTGTGAGTGGTAGAGCAAGTTTGTGTTGGAGAAGCCTGTTTACCATGCAGCTAAAGACCAGCGAGTTCCAGTCCCTGTTCACTGATGGACTGAATGGATTGGCAG AGGTGTTTGAGAAACACCAGCATGAGCTGAGGATAGCTGGAGGTGCTGTGCGGGATCTGCTGTCTGGGAAGCGGCCTGAAGATGTGGATTTTGCTACCACAGCCACTCCAGAGGAGATGAAGCACATGTTTCAAACGGCTGGGATCAGGATGATCAACAATAAAGGAGAGAAGCACGGGACTATCACTGCACGA CTGCACAATGAGAGCTTTGAGGTGACCACACTGCGAGTGGATGTTCAGACTGATGGACGTCATGCAGAGGTGGAATTCACAACTGACTGGCAGAAAGATGCTGAGCGGAGAGACCTCACCATTAACTCCATGTTTTTGG GTCTGGACGGCACATTATATGATTATTATCGTGGATATGAGGACCTGCAGAACCGTAAAGTGCGGTTTGTTGGCAGCGCTGAACAAAGGATCAAAGAGGACTACCTGAGAATACTACGATATTTTAG GTTTTACGGCCGAGTTTCTTCGGAGCCCGGTGACCACGAGCCTGAGACACTGACTGCCATCAGGGAAAATGGTCACGGACTGGGTGCTATATCGGGAGAGCGAATCTGGGTGGAGCTCAAAAAGTTGGTGGTCGGGAACCATGCTGCTCACCTGCTGGAGCTGATCTATAGCCTGGAACTGGCTCAGTACATTG GATTACCTCCAGATGGCGATATTGACGAGATGAAGCGAGTGTGGCAGAACGCCAAAGACCGCTCTCCCAAACCCATGACCATCCTGGCTGCTCTGTTCCGCTCCCCAGAGCAGGTGGAAAAGATGGACATCCGATTGAAGGTGTCCAGAGAGGAGAAGAACCTGGCACTGTTTCTGGTCAAATACAGACGGGAGCTCTGCAAGAGAGAAGATGAGCCAGACAGCCTCAAACCTTTCACTGACTTTATTATTGAC AGTCGGGAGCTGGATTCCCAGAGTAAAGTGTGCGAGCTGCTCAAGTACAAAGGTGAGGAGAAGCTCCTGTCAGAGCTGAGCAGATGGTCCATCCCTCGCTTCCCCATCAGCGGGCACGATCTGAGGAAGCTGGGCATCACCTCGGGCAAAGAGATAGGCGCCACCTTACAGAAGCTCCGTGACATTTGGAAGAAGAGTCATTACCAGATGGACaaagatgaactgctgagttaTGTAAAGCCTTAA
- the arl6ip5a gene encoding ADP-ribosylation factor-like 6 interacting protein 5a: MARVEVAPLRPWTDFFPGSDRFAKPDTKDFTKWNNRVVSNLLYYQTNYLALVTSVFLLVGILKPLETLVAIVVVSVVFVVSVWVGENGAAINNFKKQKPSAFIILIMVASCILISMLGSIVVFMWAITLPLFLIFVHASCRKRNMKNKLENKMDGLKKTFMGILLDSLGQQEETIQKIHNFLD, encoded by the exons ATGGCTAGGGTGGAGGTGGCACCGCTCCGACCGTGGACCGACTTCTTTCCGGGCTCAGATAGATTCGCAAAACCAGACACAAAAGATTTTACGAAATGGAACAACAGAGTTGTCAGCAACCTGCTTTATTATCAAACTAATTATCTGGCTTTGGTCACCTCCGTTTTCCTCCTCGTCGG GATCCTGAAACCTCTAGAGACGCTCGTAGCCATAGTCGTGGTGTCGGTCGTGTTCGTGGTTTCGGTGTGGGTCGGGGAGAATGGAGCTGCGATCAACAACTTTAAGAAGCAGAAACCTTCAGCGTTCATCATTTTGATCATGGTTGCCAGCTGCATATTGATTTCCATGCTGGGGAGCATCGTGGTATTCATGTGGGCCATCACTTTACCCCTGTTTT TAATATTTGTACATGCTTCATGTCGCAAACGCAATATGAAGAATAAACTGGAGAACAAGATGGATGGACTGAAGAAGACGTTTATGGGCATTCTGCTGGATTCTCTGGGTCAGCAGGAGGAAACCATTCAAAAGATCCACAACTTTCTGGATTAA